In Rosa rugosa chromosome 4, drRosRugo1.1, whole genome shotgun sequence, the genomic stretch GATCAATTAATAAACTCATATAATTTTAGTTTAAACAATTCAAATCTACATCTAAATAAGCAAAATAgaagaagttaaaaaaaaaaaaaaccatatttttataaaattttaaatttcttttggggttttgtccatttaccccatttttagagatttttttcccagttaccccattaagtttttttaattccctcttacccaaaacactctaaggaggtcttccctaataccccattaagattttttttttttgttttttaattttttttaataccattttaccctcactcctttgttacttagagagagaaagagagagagaaaatgaaagagaaagaaatcatgggagacttcgccggagtccggtggAGTATCAGTATGTAACTTGTTGTGGACGTCAGGTCAATGTGTATATATTAGCTAACCTTATACCAATGAAACTACGAAAGACTTCTATTTACAGCAGTTTGGGGGCTTGGAATAGGAAAATATTTTCCTTTCCTATGTTTGTAGGATCGGGAAGAAGATTTCTCCCTGAATGTTGATAAAGGATTTTGTACGATTgataaaaggaaaggaaattttTTCTTCCCATATTCGTACAATCCTTTATTCGTCGGCGAAAGTACAATCCTTCTAAACTTTTATGGGAAGCTTCTGTCGACGAACTATTGGGAAAGATGTATCCCTTTCAAATATTTTCAGGCTCATTGGCTCAACGTTGAGAGTCATAAACTCAAGCCTAATCCGCTTTAGCCCAGGACCAGCCTCGCTGGTTAACACTGTCATCTTCTTAGCCAAGGTAAATATTGAATTCTTGGACATCGAAAGAATATTTTTCAATTGAAAAGTACGAAAAGCAATTAACTTTTCACCGGAGTTTGGGAAAGCAAATTTCAGTAGACTATAAACAATCTAAAGTTCTAAACTAACATGTACATTTTATGTAAATTAAACAGTTAAATTACAGAAACTCTTGATCAAAACATATACTGCTGAACGTGGAGGCTATGCTATGGATTAAActtctctttcttttggttCCTTCCATCATCTTTGTGCTCTACACATGGAGCCTCACTACTAGATGTGTTGAGACATCCACGGAGAAAAGGCTTTGCTACTGTCTATTATCTTTACCATGCAATCGTATCTAATCTGGAACTCCGGTGTTGAGCACAAAGCTGGGAAATGCTATTGTTATGTCCctagaaaacagaaaacaaactTGAGATTCTGAAACTTTGATGAACATGTAATTTCGAGTAAGCATATTAAGTTGACCAAAAATGACTGCAGAAGTTCATAAGTTGGACAGCTGCTGGTTAATCAGGACGTCTATACTCCAATTACCAAATAAGATTTCTTATTTCAGGAATGGCTACATGTTAAGTGTATGTAACAGACAATTAAATTAGAGCTAAATGGCCTATGGCCGAATAGAAGTAAGAAATGAAACCGGGGCTGGTGAAATTAATATATAGCCTTTTAGGACTCACTTTAGATATGGAAGAGTCATATTCCTTATAAGAGATGGATGCTTTGCCACATATTCCTTCCACTCTTCTTGATCAATTTTTCCATCTGCTTTTAAATCTGCCTCCATCATTGTCTATACAGAAACATGAAGCTAAGGATGTTGAATAACAAGTAAAATACAACATATAACAAAGACCAGAATGATCAGAACCTTGTCAATGATTGATTCGATAACATCATTGGTAAGTTCCAGCTCTGATTCTCCTAAAAGGGCTACCACCATCTCCTTCACCTGCCTCAGCAATATTGCAGACAACATGTATAGACACAGAAAAATGAGATCTCTTTAAAAGATGAACAAGAGAGGTGGAAATATGTGAATGATGGGATATAGCCTATTAGATAAATAAGTTCTTCGGAATCACAATTTACTCTGCACAAAATGTTCAGAAAGATCAACAGTGTACTGTTATTTGAATGTAATAAGATGGATCACTTCATATGTTAATGGCATTTATCGTTTACAAGGACTCAAGGAGCAATGTAAAAGTAGGAAACCAGCACAATAGCTTATGTCACACTACATGAACTACAATCAAGAGGAGAAATAGCAGCGGATTTTCACCTCATCACGCTCAATGTAGCCCGTCTGTCGTAGATCATACAATCTAAATGCAACTGCAAAGTATATACTTCCATTATTTAGTAGCTAGTCATACAGTATGATTGATAGTTAATTGTAGGGAAGAATACAATCCCTTCTGCACACACTAAATgcaagcaaaagaaaatagaaaagagaagaaaacacAATATGGAATTGAAGATCATACATGAAATTTTGTCTGCTTCAGAAGCATTTGGATGAAAAATGCTCAATGACCGAACGAATTCTCCAAATTCAATTACCCCATTACGCTTGACATCAAACAAATCAAATACCTGCAATGACATAATGCTAAGTGTTAGAATAGATCTTCCATTTTGAATTGGGGTTACTTCTTTattcttgaatagattcttggTGAAAGTTTCTTAGGCAAATGAGTAACACTTCCTACTCTTAATTTGTTGAGGATCTccaaaagaaaatctaaaaGATAAATTCAAGCAAATCAAGAATGATATAAAATACACCAACCCTGTCTGCAAAAAGATTCTGCTTACTGCTGCTTTGAAATAGTGCAAGTTGGAATTCTTCCTGTTCATATAGTCATGTCAAACATTTAGTGCCATGGCTTCTTAAAAAATGAATTGTTAAAGATTCTAATTTGACTTTCAAGGTATAACTATAGCTTTCAGAGTTCATATCCAACAGTAAATCCTTACCAAACAAAGATAAAATGAATCAAACAGTAAGTCATCTCAAGGAACATATCAAAAGATTCAAAATGCAAACCTTAGCTAGAAGTGTACCTTGTGTAGAAGGCCATCTTTAATTATGGAATTGCTTATTTTCTTAAACAGATCATACAAGGCCTCCACTTCATTTACGGTAACTGCCAAGTAATTGAAGTGCTAGAAATTTAAAAACCTTTCAAACTAGTTTGTAGTTCTAACGTGTAATAAGTAATCAAAGCTACTACTATTGAATTCTGTACTTACAAGCAGTTTCTGAAGCAAGGATAATAGGGTCCTCATATCCAGTCCTATGTCTATCAACTTTGGAACTCTTGAAGCAAAAGCAGCTCATGAAAGGAGGCATGATTCCAATAAAAGATTATCAGAGTCTTGATCTGCCAGCATCCAATGAAAAACTAATGCATCAAAAAAATGTTTAGGTATATTCTTTGTAGTTTCATCTGAGCATTCACAAAAGCCAAAAGAAAATCCCAACACCAAGAAATTGAGAGAATCTGACCTGCCCTACAAGTTCTTCAtgttgaaaataaaaatgaattgaCCCTTAAAACTATTATCCAGGATCAAATCTTCTGCAAATTCAAAAATTTCAGGCACCCATTTGCCAAAAATGGGGGTGAAATCAAATCCTCAGTCAAAAGCTATTAGCAGGTAATAGTCTATCAAAAGATCATGATCTCAATCTGGATACCTGGTTGCATTTTGATGTAGGCCTAGATCTAGCAAGAAAGttggaaaacaataaaaatccAGTACGGAACTATTTCATTATTCCTAACGAACGTATATGGATTCAAAGCTAGCACCTATACATAACATGAACAAAGAGTCAACCAGAATAAACAGAGGCACTACTGCTTTCACAGTCATGAAATTTCCAACCCCCAAAAAACAAATCATTTTCAGATATCTTCTTTCCATTCAATCTTCcccaagaaacaaagaaaatggaagcaACCCGAAATCTCAACCAGGTTCAGCTCACCACATGCAAaccattttctattttcttcccAACACAACTCAGAAAAGTAATACTAGCTACTTTACTAAAAGTGACATATATGAGTCATGAAAAAGGTTGCAGATTAGTTATTTCGGTTTGGGAAACTGACCTGACCTGGGTGAGTGCTGTTTCTTATTGCTTATTGGCTTTTCTGGTGTCAAATGTACCTATATCCTGGTTATCGTTTTCTAAAGCTAACATCATTTTCTCCGTTTTGCCTCCcaccctttttatttttttattttctatattTAAAATCAACGGTTGACTACACGAGCTTCAAGTAATTAAACCTTGCTCCTATCTGTCATCAtattattcatatatataaTGTCGCTTTCGAAGCTGGTATTAAACAATCTGATATGCTGGCACTCCTGGCTTGTCCGGCAGTCTGGTAGAATTATTCGATCCAAGTATCAATAAAATATGAACATGAAAAAATTTGGTGATGTAATTTTAGAAGATATAGGAAAATGTAAGAACTACTATGATTGGCTACTAAGGCTTGAGGGCTGCCGCACCgcccttttctcaaaaaaaaaaaaaaagaactactATGATTTTAATACCAAATCTGGCAAATCAAATCTTGCGTGCGCCGTGCGATGCGGGCTTGAAGTAGCAGCCTTAGATCATGTGGGCCATCTCGGTTCCTCTTTACAGATGGCCCGTACAACTAGGTAAacaattattatattttttgtatatttttatACAAATCTTAGAACAGTGAAAAGATCATAAATGGTGGATCTGTTTTCGCGCATACGATCTTTAACTTTTGAAATGGCTAAACTTCTCCTTTATTTCCTTTTAGAAAATCATGTGATGATTGTCTTGTTAATGATCGTCACATGTTAATTCACCAACCATATGATTAGTCATGCAACTTGCAACGAATAAAATTAatcttgaaaataaaaaaacagttTGAAAATTAccccatacatatatatatatacagtcatGATCACatggtcagctactgaccatGGATCATTTGGTCACTGACCGTTCGATTtagatcggacggttgacagctctcatctcagatttcattacttagctgtcaaccgtccgatctcAATCGAACGGTCAGTGACCAAATGATCCatggtcagtagctgaccatgtgatcaggatcgtatatatatatatatatatggcctttcactaaaggattttttttttttttaatcattttaaGGGTTCCTTTATGGGACTTagtacttttcgatcacatatcagCACCTcgaccgttcattttttaggtctcCATGAATAGATTACTTctataaattttcagccaaattgatgatcattaagatatcaaactaaattaaatcaatggacaaatttgtccaacttgaaccgttcatgtttataattgtaaatcacactTATGGAtgtcttaacgattatcaatttgactgaaaatttacataaatgatctactcatatagacctaaaaactgaatagtCGAGATGCTGATATGTGATCGAAAGTTGGTCTAATAAGTGAtctcttaaaatgaccaaaaaaaaagagatcaAACACTAgaagggctatatatatatatatgtcatagACAAAAAAATCACCTTTTTTGCTTTATTAagacaataaaaaaaatcatgtgACTTAAGGGATAATTAAAGTTTGAAAGTAACACTTAAAGATAATTTTTTGTAGATTGTAGTTGGCACAAATGCCATGAAAAAGCTGCAAACATGAACAAATGATGTGATATTTCTATTGCAACTATTTTCCTACTACCACTTAAGAATGTCAATTATAGTTTAGGAAAGTAGGGTCTCCCGCAAAGGATTATCATAACTATATGTTTCATAAAAgatttggtttgattttggttttcaaaacaattaattaaaaacaagAATAAAAGCAATACCAGAGTACATTGTGAGATATCAGTCCAAAAAATGAGCCAAGGAATGTCTACATCACTAAACAATAAATTAATAGCAATCTACTTAACTCAATTCCATACAATTGGATGACTATGTCTACAGTTAAGCCTATGATGTTAAGGTCAAAACCGTCCTAGGGTGTTAAGGTCAAAACCGTATTAGATACTCTCTTAGTTGgcataatacacacacacacacactatgtTCCTTGGTTGTTTCTCATACATTGATTAGGTGGTCATCTACATGCTTAAAACAATAGATCATATTCATACATTCTAAGCATGCACTCAAAGAATATGCAAATAGAAATCATCAATGAGAAACTAGAAAACCAACTTTCATCCAACAAACATAAAATAGAATCAAGTATCATAAAGCTATTGAAATCATGTCTAGGGCTTCAACAACCTCTAACGTCCTAGATGTTTAGTTACACATAGTTTGGATGAAAAACAAACTAAGCATCAttaaaaagaataaagaaaaaaactcaaaaataaGAATTGATTCAGGTTGAGTTCGACTAGTCAAGTGACTATGTCGACTAGTAGAACGACAGCAGAGAAGTCTTCTCACGTTCTTGCTCATATCTCCTTAATTGAATTTTGCGCGTAAGAGTTTCTTAATAGTTTTCCTATCCTTTTATATTGATCCTTGAGTCATCTTTCATTCCTTTTTGGATTGAGACTCCTTAACTTAGAAAGGAAGCCAACTTCTTGATCTTCAACTTGATTTAGGATTCTCCACATCATCCTTCCAAGAAAAGCTCGCCATGTCATCAATGTGATAAATGTGAATAACCTTAATATTTTCCATGCAATCTCTATCAATGGGTTTCCTTAGATTTCGGTTGGTAGTGTGACGATTGTTATCtgggggccgtgaccacttatccaattttagtctaaaaattgcccacttgctccattaacaattttttaaccccatttatccGATCTAACATATAtggacagtattgccctcatactctctctctatctctctcgacTCCCCTCAGTCACGGTCtaatccttctccttctcctcttcTCCCTTCAGGCCACCATCTCCCACGCCACCACAACCTACCCTTCCATTCCTGGCACCACCCCCGTCGACGTCTCCTCCGGCGCCACCGCCACCAACCTGATCCCCTCTCGCCACGAAGTCCACGAAAACGACCAAATCTTCTACATCAGCCACCGCTACAGTAGAAACCGCGCGATAGGGACTCATTCGCCCTCGATCTCCTCCCCAACATGTCGGCATTTGACTCCGTTGACGGCGTTCCAGTTCCTCTGGCTCCCCAACAGCATGAAGAACAGCTCCATTGCTAACAACTCCGAGATGAAGCTCCCCACCCACACAAGGACCCATGTCGACGCCCCCGACCACGTCTTCGATCACTGCTTCGACGTCGATATTCTCGACTTGGATGTCCGCCATCATCGGAGCACTGCATCTGGATTCCGATCCCCTTACACAACCTTCTCGACCACTCCTGCACCGGCCTCACACTCCAGAGGGTGCCAagagcaatttctgggtgcccatatcacttttttttttttttttaaagtcccgagaatggggaaggaaggaaaaaaaaaaaatgaacttgtacaattgaacatataaattgatcaattgtgtctgtattgtattcattttggttttgagagtTTATGCATTTCACTttagggcaataatatgattattggagggtaataatatgattattggggcaataatatgattattaggaggcaatgaTACGATTAccgggaggcaataatatgattattagggggcaataatatgattattgggtattattagggggcaataatatgattattggaaggcaataatatggttactgggtattattagggggcaataaattcagacgctgGAATCTGGTCACTAGTTCGGTAGCCGGATTAGGGATTCCGGTgaacggtcgccggattccggtcaccggagtcggcggccggccactggtcaccggagtccggcaaggtctccgatgacttctctttctaagtgagaaagaaggagagggcaaaaaagtctcaaaaataaataaaaaagaattaaaaagaattaattgggtattaaggaaataatcttttagagtgttttgggaaAACGGGGTtgaaaaactgttagtggagcaagtgggcaatttttaagctgaaattggataaatgatcatttcccctattgtttatatgttggtaagttataTTAGTTTTATCTTTACATTCACTTAAATATGGCATGAATGTCACAGCTTAGGATTGTGCAACTCTATGGATTAGATAGAGATACATATAGATAGAGATACATATTATTAGATATTGACTGATTTAACATATTAAATATGGTACGACTATCACATATTAGGATCGTGCACCTTTTAGACTATATCTATACACATATTATAATTAGATATAGTATGATTGTCAACTCCATATCCCGTGCTCGGATCTAGAGGGACGTGGACTGTACTCGACGGCTCATGTTTACATCCCATTGGGTTTGGGTTGTGAATATTTGGAATAATTCCTTCATTTGGCCTTTAGATATTGGTCTTCACACTCTTTGGAGCCGATGCTTGAGAAGATAGTGACCAAACAGAGGAACATCCAGAGGGATATGGGCTGTACTAGAGGGCTCGTGGTTACGTCTCATTGTTTTTTGGCTTTGAAATGGCCTTatgaatataaaaaaaaaaaatcataagaaAGAGATAATTAAAGTTTGAAAGTAATATTTAAGGATAATTTTATATAGATTGCAATTGACACAAATAGCTATGAAAAAGATGAAACATGAACAAACGGAATAAGTAATACATTTTACTTTGGTTTCTTTGAGGGGAACGGAATCAAGTTCCATTAATAATAACGACCTCTCTTGGTCAAGGTAGAGAAATTCAAAAATTCCTCATATTACATCTCGATGCACAAACTAGCTAGCAAAGAGCAGagctaacaaaaacaaaataaaccaaactagaaaataaaaatgcaaaaaGCAAAAAATCCTACACCTATCAAACCCTAAATCAAGGTAACCGACATGACAAGCATTGACGCCTAAAACCTTCATTGGTATACATCGTCTGATCGTCATTCATCAATCAGCACACTTTATTGATTTCTCTTTTCAGCTTTACATGGATAAATATTTTTTATGTCaactaaaataaaaactacAACATTCTCTATCCCATTAAATTTAACTCCAATGATTTGGCAGTGCCGGAGACCTTATCAATTGCTCTTTAATACCATATGGCAGCTTCATTCTCTATATTTTTCAATGAAAATCGTTTTGTAAGTATTCATACCGTAATTGATAGTTtttgatagttttttttttttttttgagaatgaataaTATATTCAAACGACTTCATAAAGTCACTGCTAGAAAAATACAATTGTtggtgaaattacaataaaattataatttctataTGAGAAACTTGTTGACAATAGGCTGAGGCGCGGGTATCTCgctctctttaaggagattcaagccctctgcggaacaatgccggtgcaccagaaatctcttgacttgtcccatccaggatacaacagcccaacaacaagttgtatggctcacaccaatctgcacaaattggaggaacccAAAGCTCCACCAAAAGAACACCTTTCTCTGGCCAAAAAATTCAAAGAAGACTCTTTTGGGGGATTTTGGAAAGAAGGTTGATGGGTGAATAGTTGAGTAAAAGTTTGATGTATTTTagcatgcaacaaatggtgctatttataggctcttaggacactccctacaattactacaattaatagggtagtaaccaaatgccataggttacaaaaattaaaacccaaaataaatcaaaataaaacaccatgagttacaaaataaaattcaaaataaattcagaatttaaacacacaataacttcacccaaatttaatttcaataataaacaaaatattaaaatgttacaaCAACAATCACCATAGCCTAAGCCCTAAAGCAACATTAGTGTTGTACTTTTTCGGCCTAATCGGGGCAATGCACCCTAGATAGTAAGATTCATTCGATCAAGAAATAcctgctcacttattcaaagtgCCTAACTAACCCTGAATGCAAATAAAGCAAAATGCGTCATATTACATGCCTCGAGCActcaaggaaaacaaaagaacaacTTGCCTAAGAATGCAATTGTTGTACAAATTGCTCTTCATTCCTCAAGAAGCCTGTCACGAAGCCAAAGCATGTACCATGACATTCCAACTCTCTAAATTGTCACATTACTCCCCCTACTGCCATTGAAGAAGCAGTTGGGTTAGCTAAAGGAGCGTATGGTTCACTCCCCGCCTCTGTCTCCTTTGGTTTGTTCCTCCTACCTCGGGGCCTGCCTCTATCTTTTTTCTCCTCCCCTGCCAGCTTCACTTGCACATCTAGTAGCCCAGCTTCCTTCCAGGTTAGTCCCAAAGTCGTCAACAGCAAGAGTAGAAGCTACCGACTCTGAAGTAAAGCAAACCTGCTTTTCTTTGGTTCGACCTCTACCTCTTCCTCTTTATTCTTGCGCACACTCGTGATGCATGGAAGATCCCTCGCCGCAACCGGCCTCTCCTTCACTGTCTTGATGGCCACAGATTTCTTTGGTCCCACAGCCCAAAAGAAGTTGCTAGGCTGTAGAAAAGGAACAGACAGCGATGGCGGCACATTTTCCCTAAACACCAGTGGAGGCAGAGTAACCATTGCTG encodes the following:
- the LOC133743938 gene encoding calcineurin B-like protein 7: MPPFMSCFCFKSSKVDRHRTGYEDPIILASETAFTVNEVEALYDLFKKISNSIIKDGLLHKEEFQLALFQSSSKQNLFADRVFDLFDVKRNGVIEFGEFVRSLSIFHPNASEADKISFAFRLYDLRQTGYIERDEVKEMVVALLGESELELTNDVIESIIDKTMMEADLKADGKIDQEEWKEYVAKHPSLIRNMTLPYLKDITIAFPSFVLNTGVPD